One part of the Methylobacterium terrae genome encodes these proteins:
- a CDS encoding HlyD family type I secretion periplasmic adaptor subunit, whose translation MSAPQTHGGSGDETARPALASVPDSEPAPAKAPPRGEVVILPSRRRPAVVSDFQPDALAVEERAPPRVARATLYAVAALLATGVTWACLSEIDEIASARGRLVTTVPHIVVQPLETAAIRSIAVAVGQPVKAGETLAVLDPTFSEADVQQLTARLAAAEALVARLEAEFDEREVAFDMARPEQALESRLARQRRALRESRLRGLDEELARARTSLDRNRREETVLLARLEGLREIEGMRTTLLEQQIGSKLNLLQTRDARLDVEASLVRTRGAQGEARHDLAKATAQRQAFLDETGRTVLEALAEAREKRTMATEELRKAALRRQLVTLTAPADGIVLDIAQRGAGSVAKQAEPLFTLVPAGSPLEAEVMIHPRDIGHVASGQTARVKLDAFPFQKHGTLSGHVRTVSRDAFPSDAEGRGNPGPGQPPALFYRARISLDDTALRALPQGAGLIPGMAVQGEVRVGQKRVIAYFLYPLMQVADEGIREP comes from the coding sequence ATGAGCGCCCCCCAGACCCACGGAGGCTCCGGCGACGAGACCGCCCGGCCGGCGCTGGCCTCCGTGCCGGATTCCGAGCCCGCTCCCGCCAAGGCTCCGCCCCGCGGCGAGGTCGTGATCCTGCCCTCCCGGCGCCGGCCGGCGGTCGTCTCGGATTTCCAGCCCGACGCGCTCGCGGTCGAGGAGCGGGCGCCGCCCCGCGTCGCCCGGGCGACGCTCTACGCCGTCGCCGCCCTGCTGGCGACCGGCGTGACGTGGGCGTGCCTGTCGGAGATCGACGAGATCGCCAGCGCCCGGGGCCGGCTCGTCACCACGGTCCCCCACATCGTCGTCCAGCCGCTCGAGACGGCGGCGATCCGCTCGATCGCCGTCGCGGTCGGCCAGCCGGTCAAGGCCGGCGAGACGCTCGCCGTCCTCGACCCGACCTTCAGCGAGGCCGACGTGCAGCAGCTCACCGCCCGGCTCGCCGCGGCGGAGGCCCTGGTGGCGCGCCTCGAGGCCGAGTTCGACGAGCGCGAGGTCGCCTTCGACATGGCCCGACCCGAGCAGGCGCTCGAATCCCGCCTCGCCCGCCAGCGCAGGGCGCTGCGCGAGAGCCGCCTGCGCGGCCTCGACGAGGAGCTGGCCCGGGCCCGGACGAGCCTCGACCGCAACCGCCGCGAGGAGACGGTGCTGCTCGCCCGGCTCGAGGGCCTGCGCGAGATCGAGGGGATGCGCACGACGCTGCTCGAGCAGCAGATCGGCTCGAAGCTCAACCTGCTCCAGACCCGCGACGCCCGCCTCGACGTCGAGGCCTCGCTGGTGCGCACCCGCGGCGCCCAAGGGGAGGCGCGCCACGACCTCGCCAAGGCGACCGCCCAGCGCCAGGCCTTCCTCGACGAGACCGGCCGCACCGTGCTCGAAGCCCTGGCCGAGGCGCGCGAGAAGCGCACGATGGCCACGGAGGAGCTGCGCAAGGCGGCCCTCCGGCGCCAGCTCGTGACGCTGACCGCGCCCGCCGACGGCATCGTCCTCGACATCGCCCAGCGCGGCGCCGGCTCGGTGGCAAAGCAAGCCGAGCCGCTGTTCACCCTGGTGCCGGCGGGGAGCCCGCTCGAGGCCGAGGTGATGATCCATCCCCGCGACATCGGCCACGTCGCCAGCGGCCAGACCGCCCGGGTGAAGCTCGACGCCTTCCCGTTCCAGAAGCACGGCACCCTCTCGGGCCATGTCCGCACCGTGAGCCGCGACGCCTTCCCGTCCGACGCGGAGGGGCGCGGCAATCCCGGGCCGGGCCAGCCGCCCGCCCTGTTCTACCGCGCCCGCATCAGCCTCGACGACACGGCGCTCCGCGCCCTGCCCCAGGGCGCCGGCCTGATCCCCGGCATGGCGGTGCAGGGCGAGGTCCGGGTCGGGCAGAAGCGGGTGATCGCGTACTTCCTCTACCCGCTGATGCAGGTGGCCGACGAGGGCATCCGGGAGCCGTGA
- a CDS encoding peptidase domain-containing ABC transporter produces MDTGLHCLVAVARHHGVDLDPERLAHAFAVGDEAVSPSRLTRMAREVGLRAGRTRLSFPSLADLGGAFPALARLRNGNWVVVTGADRQAEAPRLVVFDPKAERHEPFLLDEAAFCAAWAGEMLLLRPKARRRTTDGRRPFGLLWFVPEILRQRRLFSDVIVAALALYAVGLAVPLFSQLVIDRVLTHESYATLTVLAGGVVLALVFEACFTFLRRYLLLYASNRIDIRVAVKTFAHLLGLPLAHFEQVPAGILVKHMQQASRVREFLTGRLLTTALDACSLLVFIPVLLLYSPKLTLVVLAFTGLVALTILALIGPFRRRLQALYDAEGERQALLVESVQGMRTIKSLAMEPLQGRQWEDSSAQAVQMRYGVERISAIAQAVTGLLEKLTSVAIIGLGALDVFDRSMTVGALVAFNMLAGRVSGPLVQMLTMAHEYQEVALSVRMLGEVMNRAPEAEGPSRGLCPPVRGEITFEDVRFAYGPDRPPALDSVSFTLEAGSIVGVVGRSGSGKTTITRLIQRLYPVQQGLVRLDGHDIREIDLAHLRRQVGVVLQDSFLFRGTVRENIAAAKPSASFEEIAEAARAAGADEFIERLPRGFETMLEENASNLSGGQRQRLAIARALVTDPRLLILDEATSALDPDSEAIIRRNLRRIARGRTVLIVSHRLATLVDANAILVIDGGRLVATGRHDQLLTSCTTYRHLWNQQTRQAA; encoded by the coding sequence GTGGATACCGGACTGCACTGCCTCGTCGCCGTCGCGCGCCACCACGGCGTCGACCTCGATCCCGAGCGCCTCGCCCACGCCTTTGCCGTGGGGGACGAGGCGGTCTCCCCGTCGCGGCTGACCCGGATGGCGCGGGAGGTCGGCCTGCGGGCCGGCCGGACCCGCCTGTCCTTCCCGAGCCTCGCCGATCTCGGCGGCGCCTTCCCGGCGCTCGCCCGCCTCCGGAACGGCAACTGGGTCGTCGTCACCGGCGCCGACCGGCAGGCGGAGGCGCCGCGCCTCGTCGTGTTCGACCCCAAGGCCGAGCGGCACGAGCCTTTCCTGCTCGACGAGGCGGCCTTCTGCGCCGCCTGGGCCGGCGAGATGCTGCTGCTGCGGCCGAAGGCCCGCCGGCGCACCACGGACGGCCGGCGCCCGTTCGGGCTCCTGTGGTTCGTTCCCGAGATCCTGCGCCAGCGCCGGCTGTTCTCCGACGTGATCGTGGCGGCGCTCGCGCTCTACGCCGTCGGCCTCGCGGTGCCGCTGTTCTCCCAGCTCGTCATCGACCGGGTGCTGACCCACGAATCCTACGCGACGCTCACGGTGCTCGCCGGCGGCGTGGTGCTGGCGCTCGTCTTCGAGGCCTGCTTCACCTTCCTCAGGCGCTACCTGCTGCTCTACGCCTCGAACCGCATCGACATCCGGGTCGCGGTGAAGACCTTCGCCCACCTCCTCGGCCTGCCGCTCGCCCATTTCGAGCAGGTGCCGGCGGGCATCCTGGTCAAGCACATGCAGCAGGCCTCGCGGGTGCGCGAGTTCCTGACCGGGCGGCTGCTCACCACGGCGCTCGACGCCTGCTCGCTCCTCGTCTTCATTCCCGTTCTGCTGCTCTACAGCCCGAAGCTGACCCTGGTGGTGCTGGCCTTCACGGGCCTCGTCGCGCTCACCATCCTGGCCCTGATCGGGCCGTTCCGGCGCCGGCTCCAGGCGCTCTACGACGCGGAGGGCGAGCGCCAGGCCCTGCTCGTCGAATCGGTCCAGGGCATGCGCACCATCAAGTCCCTGGCGATGGAGCCGCTGCAGGGACGCCAGTGGGAGGATTCCTCGGCGCAGGCCGTGCAGATGCGCTACGGCGTCGAGCGGATCTCGGCGATCGCGCAGGCCGTCACGGGGTTGCTGGAGAAGCTCACCTCCGTGGCGATCATCGGCCTCGGCGCGCTCGACGTGTTCGACCGCTCGATGACGGTGGGCGCGCTCGTCGCCTTCAACATGCTGGCCGGCCGCGTCTCCGGGCCGCTCGTCCAGATGCTCACCATGGCGCACGAGTACCAGGAGGTGGCCCTCTCGGTCAGGATGCTCGGCGAGGTGATGAACCGGGCACCCGAGGCCGAGGGCCCGAGCCGCGGCCTGTGCCCGCCGGTGCGCGGCGAGATCACCTTCGAGGACGTGCGCTTCGCCTACGGGCCGGACCGGCCGCCCGCCCTCGATTCCGTGTCCTTCACGCTCGAGGCCGGCAGCATCGTCGGGGTGGTGGGGCGCAGCGGCTCGGGCAAGACCACCATCACCCGGCTGATCCAGCGGCTCTATCCCGTCCAGCAGGGGCTGGTGCGCCTCGACGGGCACGACATCCGCGAGATCGACCTCGCGCACCTGCGCCGCCAGGTCGGCGTGGTGCTCCAGGACAGCTTCCTGTTCCGCGGCACGGTGCGGGAGAACATCGCGGCGGCCAAGCCCTCGGCGAGCTTCGAGGAGATCGCCGAGGCCGCTCGCGCCGCGGGAGCCGACGAGTTCATCGAGCGCCTGCCGCGCGGCTTCGAGACGATGCTGGAGGAGAACGCCTCGAACCTCTCGGGCGGCCAGCGCCAGCGGCTCGCCATCGCGCGCGCCCTCGTGACCGATCCGCGGCTCCTCATCCTCGACGAGGCGACGAGCGCGCTCGATCCCGACAGCGAAGCGATCATCCGGCGCAACCTGCGCCGCATCGCCCGGGGCCGCACGGTGCTGATCGTGTCGCACCGCCTCGCCACCCTGGTCGACGCCAACGCGATCCTGGTGATCGACGGCGGCCGCCTCGTCGCGACCGGGCGCCACGACCAGCTGCTGACCTCCTGCACGACCTACCGCCACCTGTGGAACCAGCAGACGAGGCAGGCCGCATGA